One region of Emys orbicularis isolate rEmyOrb1 chromosome 4, rEmyOrb1.hap1, whole genome shotgun sequence genomic DNA includes:
- the ENTPD5 gene encoding nucleoside diphosphate phosphatase ENTPD5 translates to MAASWLAIFLMLALSSIYCIVSHPSPEMWFQGLFPSSVCLANAHTNTFYGIMFDAGSTGTRIHIYTFVQKNPEQPPELDGEIFESVKPGLSAYVDQPEKGAETVKGLLKMAKEAVPRSHWKETPVVLKATAGLRLLPEPKAQALLSEVREVFEESPFLVPNNSVSIMDGSSEGVLAWITVNFLTGQLYGQNQQTVGTLDLGGASTQITFLPRSEETLEQTPVDFVTSFEMFNSTYKLYTHSYLGFGLKAARLATLGALEMKAVDGQMFRSSCLPKRLEAEWHFGGVRYQYGGNREGETGFEPCYSEVVKVVQGKLHQPDEIRRRSFYAFSYYYDRAVDTDLIDYEKGGVLEVRDFERKAKEVCDNMDRYTSASPFLCMDLSYITALLKEGFGFGDNTLLQLTKKVNNIETSWALGATFHLLQSLGLSH, encoded by the exons ATGGCAGCTTCCTGGCTCGCCATCTTTCTAATGCTGGCCCTTTCCTCTATCTACTGCATTGTTTCTCATCCCAGCCCGGAGATGTGGTTTCAGGGTCTCTTTCCATCTAGTGTGTGCCTTGCAAATGCCCATACCAACACCTTTTATGGCATCATGTTTGATGCAGGAAGTACCGGGACCCGAATTCACATTTACACCTTTGTGCAGAAAAACCCAG AGCAGCCTCCAGAGCTGGATGGGGAGATCTTTGAGTCCGTGAAGCCAGGGCTTTCTGCTTATGTTGATCAGCCTGAAAAG GGCGCAGAAACTGTGAAAGGATTGTTGAAAATGGCCAAAGAAGCTGTGCCACGTAGCCATTGGAAGGAGACCCCAGTGGTGCTGAAAGCTACAGCTGGACTgaggctgctgccagagcccAAAGCCCAGGCTCTGCTCTCAGAG GTGAGAGAGGTCTTTGAGGAGTCACCCTTTCTGGTTCCAAATAACAGTGTTAGCATCATGGATGGATCTTCTGAAG GAGTTTTAGCCTGGATCACTGTGAACTTTCTGACAG GGCAGCTGTACGGCCAGAACCAGCAGACAGTTGGGACACTGGACCTGGGAGGAGCCTCAACCCAAATCACGTTCCTGCCACGGTCTGAG GAAACCTTGGAGCAAACCCCTGTGGATTTTGTCACCTCATTTGAAATGTTCAATAGCACTTACAAGCTCTACACGCACAG ctATTTGGGCTTTGGACTGAAAGCTGCCAGACTAGCAACACTTGGAGCCCTGGAAATGAAAG CAGTGGATGGACAAATGTTCCGAAGTTCTTGTTTACCGAAGCGACTGGAGGCAGAGTGGCACTTTGGGGGAGTGAGATATCAATATGGTGGCAACAGAGAAG GGGAAACAGGATTTGAACCTTGCTATTCAGAAGTGGTGAAGGTCGTACAAGGGAAATTGCACCAGCCAGATGAGATTCGCAGACGCTCCTTCTATGCCTTCTCCTATTATTATGATCGAGCTGTTGATACCGACCTGATAG ATTATGAAAAGGGAGGAGTTCTAGAAGTGAGAGATTTTGAAAGGAAAGCTAAAGAAG TGTGTGATAACATGGACAGGTACACCTCCGCCAGCCCTTTCCTCTGTATGGATCTCAGTTACATCACTGCCTTACTAAAAGAAGGCTTTGGATTTGGGGATAACACACTCTTACAG TTAACAAAGAAAGTGAACAACATAGAGACAAGCTGGGCCTTGGGTGCCACCTTTCACCTGCTGCAGTCTCTGGGGCTCTCCCACTga